The sequence ATTTGGATCAACAAACTGTGTTGGACTGTTTAAGGCCAGACGGGGTGCTTATGTTGCATACACCTAGTACAGCTAGTAGATGCCTCTCATACGACAACACAGTATGTTACTGTAGGCCTAAGTCACAAAGCAGCTAAATAATTGTGGCTCTATAATTGTTGTCAACGCACTGCGTTTTCACCGTGCACTTTGTGTATTAGCATGTATTTATTGTActttgtacgaataaacatatatataaaagcaattaaatctctctcaaaacaaagtgaatgcaaatttcaagggtaggagtcagttctttgtatTCCCGAAAACAGCCTCCCAGATTTTAAATCGACATTAACTTCATCTTGAAGGAgttttaattgattttgaatttcaggTCCAAGCCAAAAGGGTGTTACCTATTTCCAACCCTTAACCGATTCATAAGCCACCGAACCTTTACAGCATGACTGAACCTAACAATATACATTATTTGTCCGTTTTCAGCAGTTCGCATTCGACATGTGGAATAGACTTGTTCAGACCATGCTGATTGAAAGACTGTATGGCATAGATAGAATAGCAAGAAATTTCAGCAGACCAGAAAGTGGCATATTTGGAGCCATTATCTCGGTAAGGTTGGGACACAGCCGAATGAGAAGACTGATCGTTAAAAATACACATTATAGGCCATGTCTGTCTTATCCATAAAGTGGTCTGAATAACGTGGTGGTCCGAAGAACATGCTGGACAGAAGTGAAAAATAATCGTCGCATCTTTAAGTCTCTGCCCTAATCACAAAGTAGACTGTAAACATGGTAACTAAATGGGTTGGAGAAATTATCGTCATATCCCCTAAGATGAATACCATGAATAGAAATCAATGTCCCGTTAAAAAAAGGGATGGATTGATTAAGGTGCATGGACAATGTAcaaggtacaatgtacatgtactatcatacCCTGTATGAAGGCATGATAGtatctctggattttctttcttgTAATTAGCACCATTTGCCTCAAATTCCGGTGAGCAAAGCCATATTCATATACAATTCAGCTTAATAGGTGCAACTTATTTAGTATGGAAGCATGAAAGTGGATCTTTTGACCCTCTTCCCCTTTAGATGGTTAAAATGTACAATGACACCTGCATGGTCCCACCCTTTAGACACATACTAACTGGACGGCACCTTATACCAGGAGATGCCATGGAGGTTAGTTATCAGTTACAATATTAATTATTCACTCATTACAGTACCTTCTAAAGAAAGTCAACCAGCCTTTTGAAAGAAATGCTGTCAAACATCTTGACGTCCGGCCCAATCATACTGTCCTTGAAATCGGCTTTGGACTCGGTTACGGAATCCAGCATGTCCTCGATATCATTAAAGGTAACATGGTCtttacacattattttatccaaGAGTCTGTATTTTGCTGATACAATTTGCCTCTGCATTAATGAGGGAATTCTAATAAGAGGTATTGATTATGATTTTACAAGGACGATCATCATTCATTGTTGGCCAATATGCAATAAGGTTTTGGAATGCCCAATCAACACAGACAATTACCAAAAATGAATAGACCTTAAATACGGAGGCCCTCAAACGTGCTTTCTATTGTCCGCAAAGATAACTGACCCCCGCCCCATAGCCTCATCAACAAAGTATATCCATGTATATAGTTTGTTTCTTACAGCGTCGTCCCCAATAAAATGGCTAGTCAGACTTGGCTCATgcgacactctttacttcccaAACTCCTATCTGTAATGCCAAGCGCCTGGCAGAAATCAGTAGCTACAAGCTAACCAACGGGCCGCAACAGAAAGAGCTCCAAAGGGGCTCATCCTCTGACCTTCTGTTTACGAGGCGAATGCCTTGACCACTGGGCCGAGTGGGTCGGTATATTACAAGTACTTCGTGTCTTGTTTTGACAGAAGGAGACGGTTCTGTTCATGGCCTGGACATCTCAGACGAAATGGTCAGAAGAACGACGAGACGTTTCCAAAAGGAAATCAAGGACAAAAAGGTCAACATTTGCATTGGGGACGTGGCATCCATGCCTTATGAAGACAACACATTTGACAGAGTATTCCATACATGTTCTTACTTCTACTGGCCAGATATGGATGAAGCAGCCAAGGAGATCTACAGGGTGATGAGAAAAGACAGCGTCATGGTTACAATAATGGTGCCTGATAAGCTAAAATGGGCAGTGAAATACGGAGCGCTGAAATATGGAGACCCAGATCAAACACGCTATATTGACGCCCTGAGGAAAAATAACTTTGTTGATGTTCAAGTACAGGATTTTTATGACGCAGAGGATTGCCAGCACCCATGGTACCAGGCGACTTTTGCCTATGTGAAGAAGAAATGAATCTTTCTTTATTATATCATGTTTAGGCAACGCCAATTTAATATTTTGGATAGCGGCCTGAAAGAACCTATCCGCTGAATGTGGGGAAACTAACTTCATACCACCCACCAACCAGTGTCAAAAGTCACGTGTTGACACTAACACGTGAATTTTATAGTGAAAAACACTTGTCTggtttgaatttcattgatataGAAAACGTAAGTTTCATTTACCCCATAACCCCAACAAGTTAGTGCCCGTCATTTCGGTGCCTGACATTAACATTAGTAATTTTTTTCGCGGACACTAATTTTTATTACACAGTTGTATCAGATtccattgatttttgaaattgacCCTAAGTGTTttttaggtacatgtattttaatttGCGACTGCAATGGGGAATAGAACTGTGATGGGCACATATTTCAGTAATTCTTATATAAAAGCCCTACTCATAATTTTAAAGCCCCAGCACATAATTTATTCCAGACTTTATCTATTAAATGTATGTAAAAGATGTAGAAGCTGAATAAAAGTAGGATAGAAATAGCAAATACTGTTTTGGAGTAACTATAAATGTAAACATGTTCCAGTTTGTCAAATTTCTTGGAAATGCATCAGCGCAACAGTGAACGAGAACTGGACAACCTTGAAGGGAGCAatcatggatgcaaccaaacGTCACGTCCCACAGAAGACAGTTAAGACAGGAAGCAAGAACTTACCATGGGTGACAGAAGCTACAAGAAGATCGATCAGGAAGAAGAACAGACTATTCAAAAAGATGAGGAAAAAACCTTCTGCAGCCAGTAAGACAAAATATAAggagcagaagaagaagaccagGAGGGACTTGTACCAAGCCCACAGGAAGTACCTCACTGACACGCTCAACCTTGAAAACAGAAACACCTTCTGGAGATACGTAAAGTCACAGAAGAATGACAATAATGGAATCTCACCATTAAGACAGGATGGGAAGCTACACACTAAGCCAAGAGAGAAAGCTCAAATACTGAACAACCAGTTCAAGTCAGTATACACCAAAGATCAAATAGACGATATCCCGACCCCAGCTGGGGACAAGAAACCAAGCATAGAGGAGCTACACATCAGTGAGGAGGGGATTAATTGAGCACTACTTGAAAGAATCAACCCAAAGAAAGCCAGTGGACCAGATCAACTGCCCAACCGAGTGTTAAAAGAAGCAGCAACCGAGATTGCACCAATGCTGACAACGATCTTTCGCACTTCCGCCAAGACAGGAGTCCTCCCAGATGACTGGAAAAAGGCCCATGTCACACCTGTGTTTAAGAAAGGGGACCGTCATGCAGCGTCGAATTACAGACCAGTCTCACTCACATGCGTGTGTAGTAAGCTTATGGAACATGTTATCAGCAGGCACATAAGGGAACACCTAGACACCCACAATGTGCTGTCGCCGGTACAGCACGGGTTCAGGAGATCACATTCATGTGAAACGCAGCTTTTTTGGCCACAACACACGACCTTTTAGGCTTTAAGGACAAAAAGACTCAAGTCGACATAGCGGTGCTGGACTTCAGTAAGGCCTTTGACACTGTCCCCCACAAGCGCTTGTTGAAGAAACTCAGCCACTATGGGGTAGACGGCACAATCTTTAAATGGATTGAGGAGTTCCTTATGGGTAGAACGCAGAAGGTAGTGGTAGAGGGAGAGAAATCCGACATAGCAACGGTGGATTCTGGGGTTCCCCAAGGGTCAGTTTTGGGACCTTTACTCTTTTTGCTACATATAAACGATCTACCAGATGTGGTACTATCAATAATTCGACTCTTCGCGGACGATTGTCTCCTATACAGGCCAATCAGGACTATAGAAGACCAACACGCTATGCAGCATGACCTGGCTGAACTAGAGAAGTGGGCCACCAAGTGGGGGATGTCGTTTAATGCTAGTAAATGCTACATCATCCGAACAAACCCTTCCAAGCGCTCCAGTCTACAATACCTTTACGAACTGAATGGTCATGTTCTGCAAGAAGTCGGCTCCTCCCCATACCTAGGCCTCACCCTCTCGAGCTCTCTTACATGGGACGACCACATCAGTAAAACCCGTGCAAAAGCCAGCAGCACCCTTGGGTTTGTCAAAAGGACACTTAAATTCGCACCAAAAGAACTTAAGGCAATTGCATACCAGACACTAGTAAGATAACGACTGGAATACGGCAGCATCATATGGGACCCGCACAAGGCAAAACTCATAAAAGATCTAGAAAGAATCCAGCGACGAGCAGCCAGGTTTGTATGCAGTGACTACAGCAGGCACAGCAGTGTAAATGATATGAACACAAATCTTGGCTAGGATACCCTCGAAAAgcgcaggagagaaaatcgaatTAAAATGCTGCATAAAATCGTAAACGACGAAACTGGTCTTAACAAGGAAGACTACATAACACCAGGACCCCAAAGAACTAGAGCAAAAAACGCTAACAAACTTTTTGTGATCCGTACCGCAACGGAAGACTTCAAAAACTCCTTTTTTCCACGAACCGTGGTTGACTGGAACTAGCCAGCGCCACCAGTAATATCTACCTACCCCTGTGCCATCAATACGCGAAACGCGGTCAGGCACAGTACCATTCAAGATTCAAGAAGCGCCATCACAATTAACTCATTCTTCCTTTGGCAGAAATCGGTACTAAATATATTAAcataatcattatcattttaCTGTCACCACTTGTAAAATAATACGCGAGGTTTAAAAACGTTTTACAAAGTTACTCATCCGCAGTAGGAAATAGCAATTACAGAACAACATTCATCCTTTATCCCTGCTTATGGATCACATGCTAATGTTAAACTGTGGTTCTGTTCGTTGATGGTGGATTGGAACTAATAAAACAAAAGACGATACACGATCTAGACTTAAGTAGGTTACTCTAAGATCTAGATGTTTGTACACTAATGCCGATGCCTTAACAAATAAGATTAACCAACACTCTTTGACCCTGTGCCACACATCATAGCTGTAACCGTAATGAAATCGAAGAATGTAACAATAAATATTGATGCAAACGATGTGAATCAGATTATCAGTGGGTATACTCGGATTAGAAGAAAGAAACATCTGCCAACCCACCCAATATTCTAGCGATTGAATTGCTATTTATTTTCAACCATGAAGAAATTGGCCACCCTCGATTGTCCTACAAGATGGTTGACTGTATGACACAATCATCAAAATGCTTACAAAAAaagacaagaggcccaagggcctggcgctcagctgaactGGTGAACAGGAGGGAGGGCTAGTGTGTTGATGCagtcaaatgtttgggatggtgtTAGTTGCACTGAAGAAAAGACAACAACAAAGAGTtgataaacaaaataaactttattgtTCAAGATTGACCTGcccagcaggtgattggaatttacttaAAAAGGTTGATTAAAATTAAGAAAATCACATGGGAATCagatatattcatgaatataatgtaaaagtaaaaaaattacacgGGAATCCCTGATCAAGATGGTGCTATGGAATAGAATATATACAAGGtgagtcaataaaaaggtaatccgagaTTAAATTTGCCATGTTTAGGAAGAAGGTTTTGCTTTAAATTATGGTTGCTTGTGAAAGTAGTAGCTGGTTAGTTTTGGATAACCTTTTTTATGAGTTGCCTTAAATAAAACAGACATGTAAaaagcatgatattttgatacgtaCAAATGAATGTTTACAATTACAGGCAGTGTTAACATAAATAGACTTATTGGATTAGGCAATAGATTTTGagaggtttattggattgcaCGGAGGCAATAGATCTTGGATTGCCTAGATGCAATCAACCTTTTTCCAATAGGTGCGACCCTGCGATCCAATACTACAACAGCCACCAAATTCAGCGAAGACAATGGGTATCAGCACCTggtatctgaaaatagaaaaaaaaattataaatgattcatcattcatcagtCACTACTTTATATCTTGATACAAACAGCTGTACAATCACTAcgcctacatgtagataaatctttttttttcaaatttttttaaaatagatAACAAAGTAGACAGCAGACATCACTCCCTAGTTTACATTCTTCAACTTGTCTCCAGAATCACAACCTTGcaagtcacaaccttgtctcaatatgcacaacctgtctcagagTCACAACCTCATCTCTTTATGGACAACCCGTCTCTCCGAGTCACGAACTCGTCTCTACATGTCttggagtcacaaccatgtctgaTACTCTATACCAACAGGCCCACTGGATGGATTTATAGTGGATACCAGGAAAATACAAACtattaggcctatgtcatttaTGGTACGCATAGGTTACGCGAAAGCGAAGACAAAATATAACAATTGAAATAAATCCAAGGTGAGACATACCCTAGTAGGCCTAGCTGTAGCACAGCATCAGAACAAATCAAATGTCTGTCAGTGAGTGTAAGCTACCGAATTCCTTACAAACTACCAACCATACATCACACTGTGCATGATAATGAACCACTGGCACTTGATTATCAAACGCATATTTGCATATTTAACGCAATCTAAACGTTTTTCGACCAGcatcacagaaacatgacagacttACCTTGCACTTTAGAAGTGAACAGAACATATAGAAATGCGAAGAATCGATTTTAGAAATATAAATTATTTACGAAACTCTCAGACTAGGTTTAAAAACctgcaaatagaaacaaaataatataatttcCGCTCCTAGCATAGGCCCTAATGGTAagccattttttcattttttcatattttcatattttctgttgttttattgTTATTGACAGAAGCGACCCGTCATTGAAGAAGGGAATTCTGTTGACGTCATTAGCGGGAAATTCCTTCTAATCAGCGCTAATTTAGAcaataaaacagcgattttagatTAAAACGCCCAATTAGATAGCAATAACGTCTACCATTGCGGTGTTTACTACCAACAACACCTTGTGCTTGCTTACATTAAAAAATCTGAGCCATATTGGGCGAAATCATCGTCTAAAACTTCGCGAATCGAGAGCTCAAATGCCCAGACCGAGCATAAACCCTGAATGAGCATAGTAATAATAGTAGTTCCCCGCGaattttgaaaaccacttggcTTCTTGCCAATTACATAACATGTGATAACACCACTTAAACTTCGTCGAAATTTAAAATCCTTTGGTGATAATTATATGcaaatctttgtctttcaggGGAAATAAGCTGTTGTTTGtccaatgaataattcatgagaaattgcacTATTTCAACTTGACGCTCCGATTGCCGTAGTATGCTTATTTTTAGGCGCATCGCTCCAATTTTTTGTGTCAACGTACCCTTACTCCTGATGTACTCACACGCTAATTTGAGGGCCTCTAGCTCTACTCAATTCAAAAAGTGCACCAGGTGTTTAaaggatggacggatggatggatggatggatggatggatggacagacggacgccactgaacaacttatttgacaagctcggctgactgagtcagctgagctaaaaaaaaaaCTACTGGTTTTGAGACGGACTTTTTTCATACACCTTAGGGTGCGAGCTTAGGGTGCGAGCTAAGGGTGCGAGCTTAGGGTGCTAGCTTAGAGTGCTAGCTTAAGGTGCGAGTTATCAAGTTACTTGTTCGGGCACAGTTAAATTGACTTAAGGATCATATTCATGAGAAGCTATTCCATCCTCCCTGGACAGGTGCACCAAGTGCAAATCAACAAACACATTGGTTCCGAAAGTTATGGTTGTCCACTATTCAAGCCATTGAATTGCTATTTATTTTCAACCAAGAAATTGGCCACCCTCGATTGTCCTACAAGATAGTTGACTGTATGACACAATCTCCAAAATCtttacaaaaaaagaaaataacaaaCAACTGGTTTTGAAACTGACTTTTTTTCATACACCTCAATACTGGTTTTGCGAACTGTGAAATACAATGACCTTGAATATTTCTGTACAGTACTCTTCTCTTGGATAGTTATgtacaaatttcaaatgaaaaatatttataCTTGCATCAAAAGACATCTGTCAGTGTGTGGTCAATTTGAAGCAGTTTCAATGAATTATGAAATCCCAACAAGCATATTATTAAAAGCCATGCGATATGTATATTCCAATATCTTGTTTTCATGCAaaacagtgcaggaatttacaAGCTAAGCAGCAGTTTCATCATATTGTTTCCTATGTATGCTATTACCAAAAATAAACTCATACTTTTAAAAGTTGGACATTGGAGAACTTCGGGATACTTCCATGACCTTTTCCTCAACATAACAAGTTTGTTGCCCTGGTAATTTTGGTGCGGACCGGATGGTTTTAACACCCTGACAATAACTTTTTACGAAGTTTCACTGTCGTAACAAAAAGTCTGAAATAGCCTTTTACATTCCACAGACAGAATTCGCTGCTCCACATGAAATGCCAGAGTCATtcccatacattgatttttttggtttttctgaTCAGATACtagtttttaaaaataactGCACCATGATGCCATCTAGGAACTTGATAATATTTGTTGCCAAACTGGCTTGGAAGTATTTCATAGAATTAACACCATCTTTAAAAGCCGAACTTTtccagaaaacaaaaaacaggGCCAACCAGTCAATCCTTAAGTCTCTTCCTTTCACCACCGACCGAACAGGGCCCAAGCAATAACCAttgttactcattgaacacctggtcttccacCATcgatgatggctttcagtgggTGTCTCATGCCACAAGGTGATGTtgtgtgggaaaggaagggaatgcacaGCCAATCAGGGGGGTATTCATCGGCAATATGGACGAGTGGGAAAGGAAGAGAATGCAAGGAGACGACCATGCAATCTATAACAAAAGCCGTTCTGACGGCAAATCAGGGGGCAATTCATCGgcagtgaaggatggatatacatgtacgcacaATGACAGTCGACGGAAGATCCGTATGTGTAGGCAGCAATGCCTAAATGTACATTATTAGTGACCACTTTATCTACATGTAGAAAAGTCCCCTTAGAATACAATTACACCAGACACCATAAATAAGTTGAATTAGCAAATATTCCATTGAAATTATTTCAACTATCATATAAACATTATATTTTTGGCAGGAAACAGAGGGTTTTTACAGGACGATTAATATCCCGATTTTCTTAAATTAAAACACACAATCATGGACGCTACTGCTTAACCAAGAGGTTTCTCTTGGAATAGCTGGAATGATTAGAATTGAATCACAAGTCCTGCATTTCCATCTCCTGGTTCTGTACAGATTATCGCACCTACAGACGAGTAATTGAAATTGCTGCCACATGCAATAATAATTGCATCTCTTCGCAACggtttttttctcattcttCAGGCTCCAGTCGGTTGGCGATCTATGCATGGAAGATGCACACCTACAAACAGCGACCTGCAATTGACTAGTCCTCCTTTTATATATCAATGTCTGAATCTCTTCGCATAAAAAAAACCCTCATGCCAACCACATTAATACTGCACAAAGGAGTGGAAACGCACATTTCCCCATCGAAACCCTGACTTACTAGTCTTCCTTTTTAATATCAATGTCTGAATTGCTTGGCATAAAAAACCTCCCATGCCAACCACATTCAATACTGCACAAAGGCGTGGACACGCACATTTCCACATCGAGACCTGCAACTGACTAGTCTTCGCTTTATAAATCAATGTCTAAATCTCTTAGCATAAAAAAACCTCCCATGCCAACCACATAAATACTGCACAAAGGCGTGGAAATGCACATTTCACATCAAGACCCGGCCATGTGACTACTCCATGGTCGATATCATCATCTCCTGACGTTTCCCCAGCACCACACGATGGCTGGCAAAGATGCTGCCTGATTCACACCACCGGAATGAGGCCTCAACTTTATAAATTGACTAGACATGACTCTTTCAAGGGAAGTAGAACTTCAAATacctgaaaaagaaaaggatTTTGTAGATTCCTTGACTGATTCAGTTATACCACTTCACACATGACAAATTTGGTTTCGATACAGATTCTTGCCCAAGGGTTCACAGCTGGCTTTTTCtacttcaaaataaatatccAATAGCACACTGGTTGACCATCAGATGTCAGTTTTTTGCCTTACCTGTTTACAAGAATTCATGATGAGATCGATTTCCAAAAAGAGACACGGAGAGTCTCCCAAAAAGGCACAAAACCTATTCACACATGTCACATGTCCATTTCCTGGAAAGCCCTAGACTAGTGGTACCGAGTGTACGTGACTTATATCATTCATGGGTACTGTAGTCGGCTAATATTTGAGAAGCAAAAAGTTTGCGTCTTAGCCCCCCTTTTTTGGTATAGACAAAATTTCGCGTTTGCTGCCGTAATTTAAAGGGTAATGTATCAGAGTTGAAGTTGCCTCCCAAATCGTGAAAATAGAACTGTCCTGAACATTTATTGGTTTACAATAACTTCTACACATTCTGAACTGATTCAAAATGGTTCCAATCCCAGGTCAAACACCCACCAGAGTAGTGATTCCGGTTTCTGATTCTTCACAGATTCCATGACATCCTCTTGATTGGGCGGATCGCCCACATCGACTAATATCTTTGTATGTAATGGCTCCTCCGACACTGATAAGACCTTGTAACCGACTGACTTGATTGAGCTGATGCCATCGGTTTTCCATCGAGCTCGCCAGTAAAACAAATAATTGTTCCTGCAAAAGAAGTGAGGACCAGGTAGGCTGGCTTACATAGGTTTTTGGTATTAGCAACAGCAAGTATCAATTATACTATACTTGGTAACAGTAAGTACCATCCCAACTCACCTATagtttgaagtaat comes from Lineus longissimus chromosome 15, tnLinLong1.2, whole genome shotgun sequence and encodes:
- the LOC135499714 gene encoding phosphoethanolamine N-methyltransferase 2-like isoform X2; the protein is MTQFAFDMWNRLVQTMLIERLYGIDRIARNFSRPESGIFGAIISYLLKKVNQPFERNAVKHLDVRPNHTVLEIGFGLGYGIQHVLDIIKEGDGSVHGLDISDEMVRRTTRRFQKEIKDKKVNICIGDVASMPYEDNTFDRVFHTCSYFYWPDMDEAAKEIYRVMRKDSVMVTIMVPDKLKWAVKYGALKYGDPDQTRYIDALRKNNFVDVQVQDFYDAEDCQHPWYQATFAYVKKK
- the LOC135499714 gene encoding phosphoethanolamine N-methyltransferase 2-like isoform X3, encoding MWNRLVQTMLIERLYGIDRIARNFSRPESGIFGAIISYLLKKVNQPFERNAVKHLDVRPNHTVLEIGFGLGYGIQHVLDIIKEGDGSVHGLDISDEMVRRTTRRFQKEIKDKKVNICIGDVASMPYEDNTFDRVFHTCSYFYWPDMDEAAKEIYRVMRKDSVMVTIMVPDKLKWAVKYGALKYGDPDQTRYIDALRKNNFVDVQVQDFYDAEDCQHPWYQATFAYVKKK
- the LOC135499714 gene encoding uncharacterized protein LOC135499714 isoform X1 produces the protein MVLSTQSSTVEPSLVIKNKSHHSAETSSLRISWEGYWNLDQQTVLDCLRPDGVLMLHTPSTASRCLSYDNTQFAFDMWNRLVQTMLIERLYGIDRIARNFSRPESGIFGAIISYLLKKVNQPFERNAVKHLDVRPNHTVLEIGFGLGYGIQHVLDIIKEGDGSVHGLDISDEMVRRTTRRFQKEIKDKKVNICIGDVASMPYEDNTFDRVFHTCSYFYWPDMDEAAKEIYRVMRKDSVMVTIMVPDKLKWAVKYGALKYGDPDQTRYIDALRKNNFVDVQVQDFYDAEDCQHPWYQATFAYVKKK